From a single Oxalobacter vibrioformis genomic region:
- a CDS encoding glycosyltransferase family 2 protein, translating into MISIVMPIYNAKDTLSEAIDSALQSGVANQEIILVDDGSTDGSWDLISQYHVNNNSIKIHRNKRNRGGGAARNIGISQAKNELIFVLDSDDILVPGSLPRAIDLLEKTRADGIANGFASCFVDDLTNPSLTYRFKSGWGKFEDLISPSPNPFIGNLLFTKTAYNLAGGYPEHHGFDTQGFGYRLLAANCKIYTPDFQLYHQRLPSRPSYYIREVKGGNLLRNWFLIFIEFLYKFRPDIQDVILNYDYRNPKKVAIGKSLFVDLSTLAMKENIFDSLRKNIGMVEFINDVEGDPTGYDRLNLIIYLATRGKITEAIKIAEKIDNQALFDKINSLIILIAFGIHGSLIHLEDLLTELDSKKIKNGKRLEIFIARVSNKIKRLLRREY; encoded by the coding sequence ATGATTTCCATTGTCATGCCAATTTATAATGCAAAAGATACGCTTTCTGAGGCAATCGATTCTGCCTTGCAAAGTGGAGTTGCTAACCAGGAGATAATCTTGGTAGATGATGGTTCTACAGATGGCTCTTGGGATTTGATATCTCAATATCATGTTAACAATAATAGTATCAAGATTCATCGAAATAAGAGAAACAGGGGTGGCGGTGCCGCGCGTAATATTGGCATTAGTCAGGCGAAAAATGAACTGATATTTGTTCTGGATAGTGATGATATCCTCGTTCCCGGATCGTTGCCTAGAGCGATAGATTTGTTAGAGAAAACTCGGGCAGATGGAATCGCAAATGGGTTTGCCAGTTGTTTTGTTGATGACCTCACGAATCCAAGTTTGACTTATAGATTTAAATCAGGTTGGGGAAAGTTTGAAGATTTAATCTCTCCTTCGCCTAATCCATTTATTGGTAATTTATTATTTACAAAGACAGCTTATAATTTGGCTGGGGGTTATCCCGAACATCATGGATTCGATACACAAGGTTTTGGGTATCGATTGCTTGCCGCAAATTGTAAAATTTATACTCCTGATTTTCAGTTGTACCACCAGCGCTTGCCTTCAAGGCCTTCCTATTATATCCGCGAGGTAAAAGGTGGAAATTTACTCAGAAATTGGTTTTTAATTTTCATTGAGTTTTTGTACAAATTTCGTCCAGATATTCAAGATGTCATTTTAAATTACGATTATAGAAATCCGAAAAAAGTTGCGATTGGTAAAAGTTTATTTGTCGATCTTTCAACATTGGCAATGAAAGAGAATATATTTGATTCGTTAAGAAAAAACATTGGGATGGTGGAGTTTATTAATGATGTCGAGGGAGACCCTACGGGATATGACAGGTTAAATTTAATTATTTATCTTGCAACAAGAGGAAAGATAACAGAGGCAATCAAGATAGCAGAAAAAATTGATAATCAAGCTCTTTTTGATAAAATTAATTCATTAATAATACTTATAGCATTTGGCATTCATGGTTCTCTAATTCATCTTGAAGATTTGTTAACTGAGTTAGATTCAAAAAAAATAAAAAACGGCAAGAGACTGGAAATATTTATAGCTAGAGTTTCTAACAAAATAAAGCGTTTATTGAGGAGGGAGTATTGA
- a CDS encoding phosphohexomutase domain-containing protein (capsular polysaccharide biosynthesis protein; catalyzes the formation of D-mannose 6-phosphate from alpha-D-mannose 1-phosphate): MADIISFSNHPKLMKLTCFKAYDIRGELGHELNEDIAYRIGRAYGEYLKPNTVVVGCDIRESSPMLKEAVIRGLLDTGSNVIDIGTTGTEEVYFATFHFEADGGIEITASHNPINYNGMKLVRENAKPISGDTGLKEIQKLAEKNEFTPAPKKGTIHRKKILESYIQHLFTYISPSKLRPLKLVVNAGNGAAGHVIDAIEAKFSSLSVPVEFIKIHHQPDHTFPNGIPNPLIPENRHFTSNAVIQHNANMGIAWDGDFDRCFLFDEKGKFIEGYYIVGLLAAAFLEKHPGEKIIHDPRLTWNTIDIVNQYGGTPIQSKTGHAFIKERMRQENAIYGGEMSAHHYFRDFAYCDSGMIPWLLTIQLMSNSEKPLSTLVGDREAMFPCSGELNYRVQNSTDTLNLIKEHFTGLNPAIDRTDGISLEFDDWRMNVRSSNTEPLLRLNVETRGSLCDIASKVAKIEKLIYLSTS; the protein is encoded by the coding sequence GTGGCAGACATCATTTCATTTTCCAACCATCCCAAACTTATGAAACTAACCTGCTTCAAGGCATATGACATTCGTGGAGAACTCGGCCATGAATTAAATGAGGATATTGCTTATCGAATCGGCAGGGCTTACGGCGAATATCTCAAGCCAAATACCGTTGTTGTGGGTTGCGACATACGAGAGAGCAGCCCTATGCTGAAAGAGGCTGTTATCCGAGGCTTGTTGGATACCGGCAGTAATGTAATCGATATTGGCACTACGGGAACAGAAGAAGTCTATTTCGCTACTTTTCATTTTGAAGCAGATGGTGGTATTGAAATTACCGCCAGTCATAATCCGATTAATTACAATGGCATGAAGCTGGTACGGGAGAATGCCAAGCCTATAAGTGGCGATACGGGGTTGAAAGAAATACAAAAGCTCGCAGAAAAAAATGAATTTACTCCGGCTCCCAAAAAGGGAACCATTCACAGAAAAAAAATCCTGGAATCTTATATCCAGCACTTATTCACGTATATTTCACCATCTAAACTCCGGCCTCTTAAGCTGGTTGTCAATGCAGGAAATGGTGCCGCAGGGCACGTTATTGATGCAATAGAAGCGAAATTTTCCTCCCTTTCTGTTCCGGTGGAATTCATCAAAATTCACCATCAACCGGACCACACATTTCCAAATGGCATCCCCAATCCGCTAATACCTGAAAACCGGCATTTCACATCAAACGCCGTTATACAGCATAACGCGAACATGGGCATCGCCTGGGATGGGGATTTTGACCGATGCTTTTTATTCGATGAAAAAGGCAAATTTATCGAAGGCTACTATATTGTGGGATTGCTGGCTGCCGCCTTTCTCGAGAAACACCCTGGAGAAAAAATCATTCATGATCCGCGCCTGACCTGGAACACGATCGATATTGTCAATCAGTATGGCGGCACTCCCATACAGAGCAAAACTGGACATGCCTTTATCAAGGAGCGCATGCGACAGGAAAATGCTATTTACGGTGGTGAAATGAGTGCCCACCATTATTTCCGTGATTTCGCCTATTGCGATAGTGGCATGATCCCCTGGCTGCTGACAATACAACTGATGAGCAATTCCGAAAAACCATTATCCACGCTTGTTGGTGATCGTGAAGCCATGTTTCCCTGTAGTGGTGAACTCAACTACAGGGTGCAAAACAGTACGGATACGCTGAATCTGATTAAAGAACATTTCACAGGACTAAATCCCGCTATTGACCGTACTGATGGCATCAGCCTGGAATTTGATGATTGGCGGATGAATGTAAGAAGCTCCAATACAGAACCTTTGTTGCGACTGAATGTGGAAACACGAGGAAGTTTGTGTGATATCGCTAGCAAAGTAGCAAAAATTGAAAAACTGATCTATCTATCAACCAGTTGA
- a CDS encoding alpha-1,2-fucosyltransferase, translating to MIVVRLKGGLGNQLFQYAVGFALAKKNKDQFKMDLSGYHGQDKRRPYVRSPDIMQFSVSASVASEEEVQRFRNPFGLASRVFRVVSQKVFKKYYTDWHWEIMNQKGNVYLEGFFQCEKYFVDCFDELSKEFLLQENLNADIEPIVNLIKSMHSPVSLHIRRGDYVSDPRISALHNICGIDYYETALACLKDQIGYYDLVVFSDDIEWVRNNLNLSENTYYVSGQKGVSGSVINASQELTLMSMCKHHIIANSTFSWWGAYLNQRQGKIVMAPGLWNRSKDYSHKNIIPPGWQQIPILGY from the coding sequence GTGATCGTTGTGAGGCTTAAAGGAGGTTTGGGTAATCAACTGTTTCAATATGCGGTAGGATTTGCGCTCGCCAAGAAAAACAAAGATCAGTTCAAGATGGATCTTTCCGGATATCATGGTCAAGATAAACGGCGCCCTTATGTCAGAAGTCCGGATATTATGCAATTTTCAGTATCAGCTTCTGTTGCGTCTGAGGAGGAGGTGCAAAGATTTCGCAATCCTTTTGGTCTTGCTTCGCGGGTATTTCGTGTGGTTAGCCAGAAGGTTTTCAAAAAATATTATACTGACTGGCATTGGGAGATAATGAATCAGAAGGGAAACGTATATCTAGAAGGTTTTTTCCAATGTGAGAAATATTTTGTTGACTGTTTTGATGAGTTATCAAAGGAGTTTTTGCTTCAGGAAAATTTGAATGCGGATATAGAACCCATTGTAAATTTGATTAAATCAATGCATTCTCCAGTTTCTTTGCATATTAGACGTGGTGATTATGTTTCTGATCCAAGGATCAGTGCTTTGCATAATATCTGCGGCATTGATTATTATGAAACAGCATTGGCCTGTCTAAAGGATCAAATCGGATATTATGATCTTGTGGTATTTTCAGATGATATTGAGTGGGTTCGAAACAACTTGAATTTGAGTGAGAATACCTATTATGTGTCTGGTCAAAAAGGAGTCAGCGGCTCCGTAATCAATGCCTCTCAGGAGTTAACGCTGATGTCGATGTGCAAGCACCATATTATTGCGAACAGCACTTTTAGTTGGTGGGGGGCATATCTCAACCAGAGACAAGGAAAAATTGTTATGGCACCTGGCTTGTGGAATAGAAGTAAGGATTATTCTCACAAGAACATCATACCGCCAGGATGGCAACAAATTCCGATTTTAGGCTATTGA
- a CDS encoding methyltransferase domain-containing protein codes for MNEASKTRRVRAPDFEKKYLSGRVIDIGAGADLVCPTAESFDKDDGDANSILDFFSENTFDCVHSSHCLEHMDAPEKALHEWWKLVKPGGYMIIVVPDEYLYEQGFWPSMFNTDHKFTFRIGGSSQSRFSIDIKLLCEALINCEIIQCKRQTDNYNHNLIFDKKNRPREMKNFIIKKMISLCYKSPLFINIFGKWLVNQGYPLDQTMGHALAQIEIIMKKSIKKFPE; via the coding sequence ATGAATGAGGCAAGCAAAACAAGGCGTGTTCGAGCACCAGATTTCGAGAAAAAATATCTGTCTGGACGGGTTATTGATATTGGAGCTGGAGCTGATCTAGTATGTCCGACTGCGGAGTCCTTTGACAAGGATGATGGGGATGCTAATTCGATTCTTGATTTTTTCTCTGAAAATACATTTGACTGTGTTCATAGCAGTCATTGTCTTGAACATATGGATGCACCAGAAAAAGCACTTCATGAATGGTGGAAGCTGGTTAAACCAGGTGGATATATGATAATAGTTGTTCCTGATGAATATTTATATGAACAGGGGTTTTGGCCAAGCATGTTTAATACTGATCACAAGTTCACATTTAGAATCGGTGGATCTTCACAGTCGCGATTTTCCATTGATATAAAACTTCTTTGCGAGGCTTTGATAAATTGCGAAATTATACAATGCAAGAGGCAAACAGATAATTACAACCATAATCTAATTTTTGATAAAAAAAATAGACCTCGTGAGATGAAAAATTTCATTATAAAGAAGATGATTTCTCTCTGTTACAAAAGCCCACTTTTTATCAATATTTTTGGAAAATGGCTTGTCAATCAAGGTTATCCTCTAGATCAAACCATGGGGCATGCATTGGCGCAAATCGAAATAATTATGAAAAAATCCATAAAGAAATTTCCAGAATAA
- a CDS encoding glycosyltransferase family 2 protein: MKAIPVSVIIPCYCCSDVLERAVISVINQTLKPLEIILVEDSSPDAHATRNCILHLIKKYSQHDSVCIRSLFLESNKGPAGARNAGWNIAKGDYLAFLDADDAWTPEKIEIQYSWMIQNPYCDLSGHRSVLFSSYSPELPEEKSALFLKKLTLQKMLFRNLVQTRTVMLRCSLEHRFSEQMRFSEDYDLWLRIISDGHNAVLIYRTLAFSFRPDFSLGGQSGNLWKMECSELQIYRQLYVRKKINVITWIIASAFSLTKYMRRLFIRSFALW; encoded by the coding sequence ATGAAGGCCATACCCGTTTCCGTCATCATTCCCTGCTATTGTTGCTCAGATGTGTTGGAGCGAGCAGTTATATCAGTAATTAACCAAACGCTAAAGCCATTAGAAATCATTCTTGTTGAGGATTCTAGCCCTGATGCTCATGCAACCAGAAATTGTATTTTGCATCTGATAAAAAAATATTCCCAGCATGATAGCGTCTGCATTCGCTCTTTGTTTCTTGAATCCAATAAGGGTCCTGCTGGAGCGAGGAACGCTGGATGGAACATTGCCAAGGGAGATTATCTTGCTTTTCTGGATGCTGATGATGCCTGGACTCCTGAAAAAATTGAAATCCAGTATTCATGGATGATCCAGAATCCGTATTGTGATTTGTCTGGGCATCGATCTGTTCTTTTTTCCAGTTATTCCCCCGAACTTCCTGAAGAGAAAAGCGCGCTTTTTTTGAAGAAGCTTACACTTCAGAAGATGCTTTTCAGGAATTTGGTGCAGACTCGAACTGTTATGCTACGTTGTTCGTTAGAGCATCGTTTCAGTGAACAGATGCGTTTTTCGGAAGATTATGATTTATGGCTAAGAATAATATCGGATGGACATAACGCCGTTTTGATTTATAGAACCCTTGCATTTTCTTTTCGTCCTGATTTTTCACTAGGTGGGCAAAGCGGAAATCTATGGAAAATGGAATGTTCAGAACTGCAAATATATAGACAACTTTATGTGCGTAAAAAAATCAATGTAATAACATGGATCATTGCTAGTGCGTTTTCTCTTACCAAGTATATGAGAAGGTTGTTTATTAGGAGTTTTGCTTTATGGTAA
- a CDS encoding methyltransferase domain-containing protein, producing the protein MITLDENDIAEFITRRNHEYSKKLTSFYNYSRVVSLAHFERMVKIHGFDSASVAIVSGSDREPELHLMTPSCVDYFSFDEDKRYDLDKPWDTEILPDTPHYDLVMANQVLEHIFNPRQGLINLAGLARDGGYVYLTVPTINCIHGEPYFYSAGYHPRFLCRLAEETGLKVIEEGAWGSRKYLLNAVVGDWLTFTQLKRARLLRNRFRFRVPQDFWSDGRFNEPGIITDCWILLQKV; encoded by the coding sequence ATGATTACCCTTGACGAGAATGATATTGCAGAGTTTATAACTCGTAGAAACCATGAGTATTCCAAAAAACTCACAAGCTTTTACAATTATTCAAGGGTTGTTTCTCTCGCACATTTTGAACGCATGGTAAAAATCCATGGGTTTGACTCGGCGAGCGTGGCCATAGTATCTGGTAGTGACCGTGAGCCAGAGTTACACTTGATGACACCATCATGTGTAGATTATTTTTCTTTTGATGAAGATAAACGCTACGATCTTGATAAACCTTGGGATACGGAGATATTGCCCGATACTCCACATTACGATCTGGTAATGGCCAATCAGGTACTGGAACATATTTTTAACCCAAGGCAAGGTTTAATTAATCTGGCGGGACTTGCTCGCGATGGCGGTTATGTTTATCTCACAGTTCCAACTATCAATTGTATTCACGGAGAACCCTATTTCTATTCTGCCGGATATCATCCGCGCTTTCTTTGTCGCCTTGCCGAAGAAACGGGATTGAAGGTTATCGAAGAGGGTGCTTGGGGATCCCGTAAATATCTTTTGAATGCGGTGGTTGGTGACTGGCTTACCTTTACACAATTAAAGCGTGCCAGGCTATTACGTAATCGTTTTCGTTTTCGCGTACCCCAAGATTTCTGGTCAGATGGGCGATTTAATGAACCGGGAATTATCACTGATTGCTGGATTCTGCTTCAAAAGGTTTGA
- a CDS encoding ABC transporter ATP-binding protein, whose amino-acid sequence MKHKAVDTVSLVWGLLPVKSRRQAKLLVVMMAVATILETIGLGMIIPFLGSLVASNSSEIASGGMLGNLNVFFAQFSLGEITLGLLVLFTFKNIYLAIQTYFQSKFIFTLEAHLSIRLLRLYLEKPYSFFLNHNSAQLIRNIIGEVGSFCHYAVAPLCILISEILIGVGILCVLIAVNPLGAILMVGLLGFIGYLFHARVRRLILKWGEERQYHEGMRQQKLQECFGVLKEIKIAGLQKQFSAAYAKHAHGSCNAGKRNQTLQSVPRLFLEVMAVFVLVLVVLFAGATETASVIPIIGLYAAAAFRLMPSANRIMNGLQAIRYSYPSITLLSELFASGNSSDVQAIRRPLPFRQNICLSNVDFCYADSQKPVLRSVNLQINKGEIICISGPSGAGKSTLIDILCGLLPPSSGTVLVDGIGIDDNEESWQKYISYVPQTIFLVDGTIKENITLGEEEALIDSERLRDVVRICGLEEMVNSHPENLDIDVGERGAKISGGQKQRIGLARAIYRAKEVLVLDEATNALDAHIENEVISNIGQLKDKMTVIWITHGTTPLKYADKLITVKNNTTSMQEIKREK is encoded by the coding sequence ATGAAACATAAAGCAGTTGATACAGTTAGTTTGGTATGGGGCTTATTGCCAGTCAAGTCGAGAAGACAGGCAAAACTTCTAGTGGTAATGATGGCAGTTGCAACCATTCTGGAAACAATTGGCCTTGGAATGATCATTCCCTTTCTCGGCTCTCTTGTGGCATCCAACTCGAGCGAAATTGCCAGTGGTGGAATGCTCGGTAATTTGAATGTTTTCTTCGCGCAATTTTCCTTGGGAGAGATTACACTTGGATTGCTCGTATTATTTACTTTTAAAAATATCTATTTGGCAATTCAGACATATTTCCAGAGCAAATTCATTTTCACACTTGAGGCGCACCTTTCCATACGTTTATTACGTCTTTATCTTGAAAAACCTTATTCATTCTTCCTTAACCATAATTCTGCCCAGCTTATACGTAATATTATCGGAGAAGTCGGTAGTTTTTGTCACTATGCGGTCGCTCCACTTTGCATTCTTATTTCCGAGATTTTGATTGGTGTAGGTATTTTATGCGTACTGATAGCGGTCAATCCGCTCGGTGCTATTCTAATGGTCGGATTGCTAGGATTTATCGGATATTTGTTTCATGCACGGGTTCGGCGGCTAATTCTTAAATGGGGAGAAGAGCGTCAGTATCATGAAGGCATGAGACAGCAAAAGCTGCAGGAATGCTTTGGCGTTTTGAAAGAGATAAAAATTGCAGGGCTTCAAAAACAATTTTCCGCCGCCTATGCAAAGCATGCGCATGGTAGTTGCAATGCCGGAAAACGCAATCAAACCCTTCAGAGCGTACCTAGGCTTTTTCTTGAGGTGATGGCAGTGTTCGTACTTGTGCTTGTAGTCTTGTTTGCCGGTGCAACTGAAACTGCGTCAGTTATTCCGATTATCGGCCTATATGCGGCGGCCGCCTTCCGCTTAATGCCGAGTGCCAATCGTATTATGAACGGATTGCAGGCTATACGGTATTCGTATCCAAGCATTACTCTGTTATCAGAGCTCTTTGCGTCAGGGAATTCCTCTGATGTACAGGCTATCAGGCGCCCACTTCCTTTTAGGCAAAATATATGCCTAAGTAACGTAGATTTCTGCTATGCAGATAGCCAAAAACCTGTTCTACGGTCAGTAAATCTGCAAATCAATAAGGGTGAAATCATCTGTATAAGTGGGCCAAGCGGTGCGGGAAAATCCACTTTAATAGACATATTGTGTGGGTTATTGCCACCTAGTTCGGGTACTGTTCTGGTTGATGGCATAGGCATTGACGATAATGAGGAAAGCTGGCAAAAGTATATTTCCTACGTTCCTCAAACCATCTTTCTCGTGGATGGCACGATAAAGGAGAATATTACTTTAGGCGAAGAAGAGGCACTGATTGACAGTGAAAGACTCCGGGATGTGGTAAGAATATGTGGATTAGAGGAAATGGTAAACAGTCATCCTGAAAATCTCGACATTGATGTGGGCGAACGAGGAGCAAAAATTTCTGGTGGTCAAAAACAAAGGATAGGTTTGGCTAGAGCGATATATCGAGCAAAGGAGGTGTTGGTATTAGATGAGGCGACAAATGCTTTAGATGCCCATATAGAAAATGAAGTTATCTCAAATATAGGCCAGTTGAAAGATAAGATGACTGTTATCTGGATTACGCATGGAACAACGCCATTAAAATATGCGGACAAACTCATCACTGTCAAGAACAACACCACAAGCATGCAAGAGATCAAGAGGGAAAAGTAG
- a CDS encoding glycosyltransferase family 4 protein, with protein sequence MHFKPKLLYLLTEDSFFCSHFMERALAARAAGYDVVVAARENTQGERIRAAGLCFIAIPFNRSGMNPLRELGVLLKIWKLYRQERPAIVHQVSAKPILYGSLAARLSGVPAVVNAPVGMGYIFSSSDFRARILRPWLRLAYRFFTNPEPSKVIFENPDDLSSFVNWKAVRPADTVLIKGAGVNLDHFQPMEKPEAIPVVVLTARMLRDKGVDEFVSAAHRLYDESVKARFVLVGAPDPVNPTSITIEMLNAWNGRKNVEWWGWREDVAAVLQDAHIVCLPSYREGLPKSLIEAAACGLPIVTTDTTGCREVVDDGKNGFLVPVRDVASLANALKKLILDSGMRQRMGAYSRKKAEAEFSSGQVIRETLAVYSQLVDR encoded by the coding sequence ATGCATTTTAAGCCAAAGCTTCTCTACCTTCTCACGGAAGACAGTTTTTTCTGTTCTCATTTTATGGAGCGAGCTCTTGCTGCGCGAGCTGCTGGTTATGATGTAGTGGTCGCTGCACGTGAAAATACACAGGGCGAGAGAATCCGTGCTGCCGGATTGTGCTTTATCGCTATCCCATTTAATCGTAGCGGGATGAATCCCTTGAGGGAGCTTGGTGTATTGCTGAAAATATGGAAGCTTTATCGACAGGAGCGTCCCGCCATTGTTCATCAGGTTTCGGCCAAGCCCATTTTGTATGGATCATTGGCTGCGCGTTTGTCCGGTGTTCCTGCGGTTGTAAATGCGCCTGTAGGCATGGGATATATTTTTTCATCATCTGACTTCAGAGCGCGGATTTTGCGCCCATGGCTTCGTCTGGCGTACCGCTTTTTTACCAATCCCGAACCCAGCAAAGTCATTTTTGAAAATCCGGACGATTTGAGCAGCTTTGTTAACTGGAAGGCAGTGCGTCCTGCTGATACGGTTCTGATAAAAGGTGCCGGGGTCAATCTGGATCATTTTCAACCCATGGAAAAACCGGAAGCCATTCCTGTCGTTGTGTTGACTGCAAGAATGTTGCGTGACAAGGGGGTTGATGAGTTTGTTTCGGCAGCACATCGGTTATATGATGAAAGCGTCAAGGCAAGGTTTGTTTTGGTTGGTGCTCCGGACCCGGTAAATCCTACTTCAATTACAATCGAAATGCTCAATGCCTGGAACGGCAGAAAAAACGTGGAATGGTGGGGGTGGCGAGAAGATGTTGCTGCTGTGCTTCAAGATGCTCATATCGTTTGTTTGCCTTCATACAGGGAAGGGTTACCAAAGTCACTTATTGAAGCGGCGGCATGTGGATTACCCATTGTGACAACAGATACAACGGGTTGTCGTGAAGTCGTGGATGATGGTAAAAACGGTTTTTTGGTACCAGTTCGAGATGTGGCATCTCTTGCCAATGCGTTGAAAAAACTCATATTGGATTCTGGCATGCGCCAGCGAATGGGGGCTTATAGCCGAAAGAAAGCCGAAGCAGAGTTTTCATCCGGGCAAGTAATCCGTGAAACGCTGGCGGTGTATTCTCAACTGGTTGATAGATAG
- a CDS encoding glycosyltransferase family 4 protein, which produces MKKQRPKQFSLFGQADKGILLFVVDNAELFLSHRLPIALTALNSGYEVHVAAPQNFAAEQLIESYSIVFHRLSMNPEKFGFFSELKTFFSLRRIIKEVKPDLLHLITLKPTLYGSVIARMNKVPAVVATITGTRKIRLAPGSEKENLRQKYIRLLYGYGFKHPNLRVTFQNKDDRDMFLDMALINKRQIALIRGTGVNMQQFHPMQEIIGTLPLVLLASRMRWDKGVGEFVAAAKQLQESGTKARFVLVGGTDPTHPEAIPETRLQDWHNSGIIEWWGPKHDMPIVFAQAHIVCLPSYREGLPKVLVEAAACGKPIVATDVSGCREIIVNEENGLLVPVQEVENLAVALNRLLSNPHLRFEMGQRGRQKVVAEFSIGHVVDKTLGVYESLLQI; this is translated from the coding sequence GTGAAAAAGCAGCGACCAAAACAATTTTCCCTCTTTGGTCAGGCCGACAAAGGCATCCTGCTTTTCGTCGTCGACAATGCCGAGCTTTTCCTGTCACACCGCCTGCCTATCGCGCTTACAGCACTTAATTCGGGCTATGAGGTTCATGTGGCAGCGCCACAGAACTTCGCTGCAGAACAATTGATCGAGTCTTACTCTATCGTTTTTCACCGCCTATCCATGAATCCGGAAAAATTCGGTTTTTTCTCGGAACTGAAAACCTTCTTTTCCCTTCGCCGGATCATAAAGGAAGTCAAACCCGATTTACTCCACCTTATCACGCTCAAGCCAACCCTTTACGGCAGCGTCATTGCCCGCATGAACAAGGTGCCCGCAGTCGTTGCCACTATCACCGGCACCCGGAAAATCCGCCTTGCGCCGGGTAGCGAGAAAGAAAATCTGCGCCAGAAATATATCCGTCTTCTGTATGGTTATGGCTTCAAACACCCCAATCTGCGCGTCACCTTCCAAAACAAGGATGACCGTGACATGTTTTTGGACATGGCACTCATCAACAAGCGCCAGATCGCGCTTATTCGCGGCACCGGCGTCAACATGCAGCAATTCCATCCCATGCAGGAAATCATCGGCACCCTCCCGTTGGTTCTCCTGGCATCACGTATGCGATGGGATAAGGGCGTGGGTGAATTTGTCGCTGCAGCAAAACAACTGCAGGAAAGCGGAACAAAAGCACGTTTTGTCCTTGTCGGCGGAACCGATCCAACTCATCCGGAAGCCATACCAGAAACCCGGTTGCAGGACTGGCATAATTCAGGAATTATTGAATGGTGGGGCCCCAAACACGACATGCCCATCGTCTTTGCCCAAGCCCATATCGTCTGTCTGCCCTCTTACCGCGAGGGGCTGCCAAAAGTGCTGGTTGAAGCTGCGGCTTGCGGAAAACCCATCGTAGCAACCGATGTTTCCGGGTGCCGGGAGATTATTGTCAACGAAGAAAATGGATTACTGGTGCCTGTTCAGGAAGTGGAAAATCTTGCCGTTGCATTGAACCGCCTGCTGTCCAACCCGCATTTACGGTTTGAGATGGGACAGCGAGGAAGACAAAAAGTCGTTGCTGAATTTTCAATCGGACATGTGGTTGACAAAACGCTAGGCGTATATGAATCTTTGTTGCAGATATAA